One part of the Parabacteroides distasonis ATCC 8503 genome encodes these proteins:
- a CDS encoding outer membrane beta-barrel family protein: protein MKRFLMMMTLIGLVGNWNSTLTAQLVSPDSLYLNEDLPEINIVAVKPLIKAEADKTTYSIAEDPDSRTYTLLEMLRKVPLVTVDGEDNVKVNGQSSFKIYMNGRPSNMFSNNPKEVLRSIPASMIKKVEVITDPGARYDAEGVSGILNIVTKGAEFEGYNASINTTVMNLFKSVGGFATLKYGRLSLSGNYTFSQQSSESESDYLRTQSGDGGKLRMLSDVDVKYPAHYGSLEGSFEIDTLNLISLSGNLNIGNSNSIWNSHYSRLDKEGEEIYAYNEDMSKKNEWGSASLKADYQRLFKRNKEEMLTLSYQYDYIPNDIYSVFYDKDKMGNVSLPQLEADYTRQISHARTHEHTAQLDYVNPFTSIHSIEGGLKLIRRSSTSHATSEVKELGEGVWLPADLQPLVEYRHVQNICSAYAGYGFKYGKWSLNPGIRMEHTWQDVTYKQGEGKDFNYRVTDWVPSWTSAFRLDDRSLFRLAYNLRLRRPNISYLNPTVFVSGTSISYGNPGLVSEKHHRLSASYSYYGTKLNVQASVLCTLGKGVIDEYLFIDSANVVNSTYDNLVDVKAAGGNLYLSYNPSPRTSVSLNSMLHYLDLRAQEGNEVYDTDVRNSGFCGSAFVDFSQKFKYGWRFVLSGGYVRSEPNVGMDSYGFYFYGLSVVKSFLKDKLTCTLRAQDFLGDHKTIQINERYPDFHIRQTERMFSRGFGIAISYRIGDLKASVKKAGRSIRNDDLLDALDK, encoded by the coding sequence ATGAAAAGATTTCTGATGATGATGACCTTGATAGGGCTTGTGGGAAACTGGAACTCGACGTTGACCGCCCAACTCGTCTCTCCCGATTCATTGTATTTGAACGAGGACTTACCCGAGATAAACATTGTCGCCGTGAAACCCTTGATAAAGGCGGAGGCGGATAAGACTACTTACAGTATCGCCGAGGACCCGGATTCCAGAACCTATACCCTGCTGGAGATGTTGCGGAAAGTCCCTCTAGTGACCGTGGATGGCGAGGATAACGTGAAGGTAAACGGACAATCCAGTTTTAAGATTTATATGAATGGGCGTCCCTCGAATATGTTCTCCAATAATCCCAAGGAGGTCTTGCGTAGTATCCCCGCCAGCATGATCAAGAAAGTGGAGGTGATAACAGATCCCGGTGCCCGTTACGATGCGGAGGGTGTCAGCGGAATCTTGAATATCGTGACGAAAGGAGCGGAGTTCGAGGGATATAACGCGAGTATAAACACTACGGTGATGAACTTATTTAAGAGTGTCGGTGGTTTCGCTACGCTGAAATATGGCCGATTATCGCTTTCCGGAAATTATACGTTTAGCCAACAATCGTCCGAGAGCGAGTCGGATTATCTCCGTACTCAGTCGGGAGACGGTGGGAAGCTCCGGATGCTCTCAGACGTAGACGTGAAATATCCGGCTCATTATGGAAGTCTGGAAGGCAGTTTCGAGATCGATACATTGAATTTAATCTCCTTGTCCGGAAACTTGAATATCGGAAACAGCAACTCTATTTGGAATAGCCATTATAGCAGGCTTGATAAAGAGGGGGAAGAAATCTATGCTTATAACGAGGATATGAGTAAAAAGAACGAATGGGGTAGCGCCTCCTTAAAAGCGGATTATCAGCGTTTATTCAAACGAAATAAGGAAGAGATGCTAACGCTTTCCTATCAGTATGATTATATCCCGAACGATATCTATAGCGTGTTTTACGATAAGGATAAGATGGGTAATGTCTCGTTACCCCAACTGGAGGCCGATTATACCCGGCAAATCAGTCATGCCCGCACCCATGAGCATACGGCCCAGCTTGATTACGTGAATCCTTTTACAAGTATACATTCCATCGAGGGAGGTTTGAAGCTGATTCGGCGTAGCAGTACGAGCCACGCTACTTCGGAGGTAAAGGAGTTGGGTGAGGGTGTCTGGTTACCCGCAGATTTACAGCCTTTGGTGGAATATCGGCATGTGCAGAATATATGCTCCGCCTATGCGGGATATGGATTTAAGTATGGTAAATGGAGCTTGAACCCCGGCATTCGTATGGAACATACTTGGCAGGACGTGACTTATAAACAAGGCGAAGGCAAGGATTTTAATTATCGTGTAACGGATTGGGTTCCTTCTTGGACCTCCGCTTTCCGCTTGGATGACCGGAGTTTGTTTCGCTTGGCTTACAACTTACGTTTACGTCGCCCGAATATCAGCTATTTGAATCCTACGGTGTTCGTGTCTGGGACCTCTATCTCGTATGGAAATCCGGGATTGGTATCGGAGAAACATCATCGTCTTTCGGCGTCATACAGTTATTACGGAACGAAATTGAATGTGCAAGCTTCCGTGCTCTGCACCTTGGGAAAAGGGGTGATTGATGAGTATCTGTTCATTGATTCGGCGAATGTGGTGAATAGTACGTATGATAATCTCGTGGACGTGAAAGCAGCGGGAGGAAACCTTTATCTAAGCTATAATCCTTCGCCCCGGACAAGCGTGTCGCTGAACAGCATGTTGCATTATCTGGATTTACGGGCGCAGGAGGGGAATGAGGTTTACGATACGGATGTGCGTAATTCCGGCTTTTGTGGCTCTGCTTTTGTCGATTTCTCGCAGAAGTTTAAGTACGGGTGGCGTTTTGTCCTGTCGGGTGGGTACGTGCGTTCCGAGCCGAATGTGGGGATGGACTCGTACGGCTTTTATTTTTACGGCTTGAGTGTGGTAAAGAGCTTCTTGAAGGATAAATTGACTTGTACGCTGCGGGCGCAAGATTTTCTGGGAGATCATAAGACGATACAGATTAACGAGCGATATCCGGACTTTCATATCCGGCAGACCGAGCGTATGTTTAGTCGTGGTTTCGGCATCGCCATTAGCTACCGGATCGGTGATTTAAAAGCGAGCGTGAAGAAGGCGGGGAGAAGCATAAGGAATGATGATCTGTTGGACGCCCTAGATAAGTAG
- a CDS encoding helix-turn-helix domain-containing protein encodes MNTRLSANLSVLGTSLMLILSFSFGFHSYTEAKKTIVTDLNQALQQTILQNSHLWMSQDSIRTYANLSKLFGNPVSIESYNKDFSDALSYTPDKKKTGIVIHVLNKDPQTENAPANANKKLNEYYIASDTIIWASSIANSPNATTDHIGISFQGYANCSTFAVIGLSDKSLPGLFLGLAFLSATLPLLLKRYRKELIMPQPIHPGKTISFGNLNLSCETASFYKENEEKLKLTPQQYALMEMFFLSPTHILNRSDICESLWPGKINADETLNTLIRRLRPLVEENSNLKITTDRGRAYVLEIKKSDHL; translated from the coding sequence ATGAATACACGACTATCGGCCAATCTATCTGTTTTGGGTACCTCCTTAATGCTGATTCTCTCGTTCAGCTTCGGTTTCCATAGTTATACGGAAGCTAAGAAAACGATCGTGACAGACTTGAACCAAGCGTTGCAACAAACGATCCTGCAAAATTCCCACCTATGGATGAGCCAAGATTCCATACGCACCTATGCCAATCTATCCAAGCTTTTCGGCAATCCGGTATCCATAGAAAGTTATAACAAGGACTTTTCCGACGCACTGAGTTATACGCCCGACAAGAAGAAAACGGGAATCGTGATCCACGTACTCAATAAAGATCCTCAAACCGAAAACGCTCCCGCTAATGCCAACAAGAAACTCAACGAATATTATATCGCCAGCGATACGATTATCTGGGCATCATCCATAGCGAACAGCCCCAATGCTACCACGGATCATATCGGGATCTCATTCCAAGGGTACGCCAATTGCTCCACCTTTGCGGTTATCGGGCTATCGGACAAATCTTTGCCCGGCCTATTCCTCGGGCTTGCCTTTTTATCCGCTACCCTGCCCTTATTGCTTAAACGTTATAGAAAGGAGTTGATAATGCCTCAGCCTATCCATCCGGGAAAGACCATCTCTTTCGGTAATTTGAACCTTTCTTGCGAGACCGCCTCCTTCTATAAGGAGAATGAGGAGAAACTAAAACTCACCCCTCAGCAATATGCCTTGATGGAGATGTTTTTCCTATCGCCTACTCATATCTTGAACCGCTCGGATATCTGCGAGAGCTTATGGCCGGGAAAGATCAACGCCGACGAGACCTTGAACACCTTGATCCGAAGGCTACGGCCTTTAGTGGAGGAAAACAGTAACCTAAAGATCACGACAGACCGTGGACGAGCCTATGTGCTTGAAATAAAAAAGAGCGACCATCTCTGA
- a CDS encoding DUF6722 family protein — MGNFEKIIIKKERDKIRRETLGKFFFDLAKLVFAAIVLGEILLLQENVFDKSCWVMIMTGLSVTYSLAWLGNKILK, encoded by the coding sequence ATGGGAAATTTTGAGAAAATAATTATTAAGAAAGAGCGGGACAAGATCAGGAGGGAGACTTTAGGGAAGTTCTTTTTTGATTTGGCTAAGTTGGTTTTCGCCGCTATAGTATTGGGAGAAATACTCCTTTTGCAAGAGAATGTTTTTGATAAGAGTTGTTGGGTCATGATAATGACAGGTCTTAGTGTCACCTATTCATTAGCTTGGTTAGGAAATAAAATTTTAAAATAA
- a CDS encoding alpha-2-macroglobulin family protein, with protein sequence MIRSIGLFCVLCLLSILTSCHTTSPADQDLPPYNPNVEAFTTGKISRYSPVYLIFNQEIRADRLKADRLGKLVRLKPDVPGKWAFENNRTLVFKPEKGFERNTSYQVKADLSEWFEAQGKDKWFAFGFTTLPLALRGNLESMDINKKNENGYDLTAVLFTPDKESPETVESLVDFSEKVDATWQHSPDGKKHEVTLLNVSAGMEGERTLKLSVSSNKLGVEKADVVTVSVPDQNDFSVYDVTYVSEPERYVEVAFTKLLDVGQDMRGLAFIAENTSETVTVDGNKLRLYPDADLWQKGVMNIHLNQGIRSKSGLNLKEAVVRQIILDEQKPGVRFIGKGVIIPQSTQLSVPFQAIYLRGVTVSVIKILEQNIGQFLQSNNLDESGELMRVGRLIARKTIFLDEEGLDLSRWNTFAIDLKRLIEPEPGAIYRLELSFDRSLSVYPCGNDTVVLSKEQILASDEIRFKEESARFDEGGYYYYRQYDWSDYNWEKRDDPCSDSYYFNKVEGKNVLATNLGLVAMLGQDNDMTVLVHNIQNTEPERGVTVTAYNYQHQALASGTTNDKGQVRLDLSSGRPFYLIASQGTQRSYLRVDNGSALSLSSFDVSGEVVQKGIKGFIYGERGVWRPGDTLHLGFMLNDRAKQLPAEHPVVMELYNPLGQMYARKTQTRGELGLYVFDFVTEADAPTGAWNVKAQVGGVSFSKRLRIESIKPNRLKIALSMPEKTLLRGEPMDARLHVEWLQGAIARNLKYDIQGTFIATPTTFEGYKGFYFDDPSRVFNTEESKLISGVTNERGDATVQARFELGSTAPGMLLANLVTRVYEESGDFSIDADRMLYSPYRRYAGIKSPQKDKEQLNTGTNYTYEVASVDYLGKPQANTELDVKVYKVYWYWWWDSNSSGLANYVSDSYNKPVKTFTVRTDGDGRGTFQLSFPDKEWGTYFISVKDKESKHSTGVMSYFDWPYNEGRRNTDGSESATMLSFKTDKDSYTPGEKMVVTFPSTKGSRAIISIENGMRVLSLTEHTCEDKQTTVRLDVTKDMQPNAYVYITLLQPHGITKNDLPIRLYGVVPFTVTSPESHLTPVIQSPAELKPDASYTISVSEKNGKEMAYTLAIVDEGLLDLTRFRTPEPWKAFNAREALGVNTWDLYNYVVGAYGGRIEQLFSIGGDDALNKGPKAIVNRFKPVVRFDGPFLLKKGKTARHTYQMPNYNGCVKIMVVAGNGEAYGHADKSVMVRKPVMLLGTLPRVIGVGEEMVVPATVFATEDGVGAVNVSIACSSNMEVVGETTRSLSFERKGDQQASFRIRVKKNPGIGKVTITATGKGDKSVYETELEIRTVRRPQVKVTAATLEAGKSWKETVAMPGATGTNQLTLEVSDIAPVNVSSRLSYLLGYPHGCLEQITSKGFPQLYISSFTDLPLQQAKSTEEAVKEVIRRLRSYQTVDGAFAYWPGGTSSNGWGTVYATHFLLEASKKGYLVPEAMKQSVLNNLRRVARNWKPVTSYYKDSEEATQAYRLYVLALAGSPEMGAMNRLKEMKDLTSMSRWSLASAYALVGREDVAQDLISKTTALPSGYSEYDETFGSDVRDQSIQLMTLCLLDKGKEAATLVEELSKQLSSDDWLSTQSTAFALVALSDYLAKYRVDGAMDFTYACGGKDGQVKTDKNIWSETLLDKAGTSASVELKNTGKSTLFARIITEGIPEQGEEKAYANGVSLAVSYVDLNGSPVNVAQLEQGTNFSAVVTVKNPSARGYNNLVLSEIFPAGWEILNTRFLNESVTDSLSAGVNYQDIRDDRVYSYIDRLPAGSQVTVKINLCAVYPGRFYLPPVYCEAMYDYLIRANTAGQEVTVF encoded by the coding sequence ATGATACGGTCTATCGGTTTATTCTGCGTACTTTGTCTCTTGTCTATCTTGACAAGTTGTCATACGACAAGCCCTGCGGATCAAGATCTCCCTCCTTATAATCCGAATGTAGAGGCGTTTACTACCGGGAAGATTTCCCGGTATTCTCCCGTTTACCTGATCTTTAATCAAGAGATCCGGGCGGATCGATTAAAGGCGGACCGATTGGGGAAACTCGTGCGCCTCAAGCCCGATGTGCCGGGGAAATGGGCTTTCGAGAATAACCGGACGTTGGTATTCAAGCCGGAGAAAGGCTTTGAGCGAAACACCTCTTATCAAGTGAAAGCCGATTTGTCCGAATGGTTTGAGGCACAAGGTAAGGATAAGTGGTTCGCTTTTGGTTTTACCACGCTCCCTTTAGCCCTTCGGGGGAATCTGGAATCGATGGATATCAACAAGAAAAACGAGAATGGGTACGATCTGACCGCCGTGCTTTTCACGCCGGATAAGGAATCTCCGGAGACCGTGGAGTCGTTGGTGGATTTCTCGGAGAAGGTAGACGCTACTTGGCAACACAGCCCGGATGGGAAGAAACATGAGGTGACCTTACTCAATGTCTCCGCCGGGATGGAGGGGGAACGGACACTCAAGCTTTCCGTATCTTCTAATAAACTAGGCGTGGAAAAGGCCGATGTCGTGACAGTGAGCGTTCCGGATCAGAATGATTTCTCGGTGTACGACGTGACGTATGTGTCCGAGCCGGAGCGTTACGTGGAGGTCGCTTTCACGAAGTTATTGGATGTGGGCCAAGATATGAGAGGCTTGGCCTTTATCGCCGAGAATACGTCGGAGACCGTAACCGTGGACGGAAACAAGCTACGCCTATATCCGGATGCCGATTTGTGGCAAAAGGGCGTGATGAATATCCACCTGAACCAAGGCATCCGCAGCAAGAGCGGCTTGAACCTGAAAGAGGCTGTCGTGCGTCAAATAATCCTAGATGAGCAGAAACCCGGCGTCCGTTTTATCGGGAAAGGAGTGATCATCCCGCAATCCACGCAATTATCCGTTCCTTTCCAAGCGATTTATTTGCGAGGGGTTACGGTGAGCGTTATCAAGATATTGGAGCAGAATATCGGTCAGTTCCTGCAATCGAACAACTTGGATGAGTCCGGGGAGTTAATGCGTGTCGGGCGCTTGATCGCCCGTAAGACGATCTTCTTGGATGAAGAGGGTCTTGATTTATCCCGGTGGAATACCTTCGCGATCGATTTGAAACGATTGATCGAGCCGGAACCGGGCGCTATCTACCGTCTGGAGCTTTCGTTTGACCGTTCTTTGTCTGTTTATCCTTGCGGGAATGATACGGTGGTCCTCTCGAAGGAACAGATCTTGGCCTCGGATGAGATCCGTTTCAAGGAAGAGTCCGCCCGTTTTGACGAGGGAGGGTATTACTATTATCGCCAATATGATTGGTCTGATTATAATTGGGAGAAACGGGATGATCCTTGCTCGGACAGTTATTATTTTAATAAGGTGGAGGGAAAGAATGTCTTGGCTACTAATTTAGGACTGGTCGCCATGCTGGGGCAGGATAATGATATGACCGTGTTGGTGCATAATATACAGAATACGGAGCCGGAGCGAGGAGTTACGGTTACCGCCTATAATTACCAACACCAAGCGTTGGCCTCGGGCACGACCAATGACAAGGGGCAGGTACGGCTGGATCTCTCCTCGGGACGTCCGTTCTACCTGATCGCCTCACAGGGAACCCAACGTTCCTATCTGCGGGTGGATAACGGATCGGCTCTCTCGCTCAGCTCGTTCGATGTATCGGGCGAGGTAGTCCAGAAAGGGATCAAGGGCTTTATCTATGGTGAGCGAGGCGTATGGCGTCCGGGTGACACGTTGCATCTGGGCTTTATGCTGAACGACCGGGCGAAGCAATTGCCGGCAGAGCATCCGGTGGTGATGGAGCTGTACAACCCGTTAGGGCAAATGTATGCCCGTAAGACGCAGACCCGTGGCGAGCTAGGGCTTTATGTCTTCGATTTCGTTACCGAGGCGGATGCCCCCACGGGTGCGTGGAATGTGAAGGCGCAAGTGGGTGGGGTCTCTTTCTCGAAGCGCTTACGCATCGAGTCCATCAAGCCAAACCGCCTGAAGATCGCCTTATCCATGCCGGAGAAGACTTTGTTGCGTGGTGAGCCTATGGATGCCCGCCTGCATGTGGAATGGCTGCAAGGAGCTATCGCCCGTAACTTGAAATATGATATACAAGGTACCTTTATCGCTACCCCGACTACCTTCGAGGGTTATAAGGGTTTCTATTTCGACGATCCTTCCCGTGTATTTAATACGGAAGAGAGTAAGCTGATCTCCGGCGTTACCAATGAGCGGGGCGATGCCACGGTACAAGCCCGCTTCGAGCTGGGTTCTACCGCTCCCGGAATGTTGCTGGCAAACCTAGTGACCCGGGTATATGAGGAATCCGGCGATTTCAGTATCGACGCGGATCGGATGCTTTACTCGCCTTATCGCCGGTATGCCGGTATCAAGTCTCCGCAGAAAGATAAGGAACAACTAAATACCGGAACCAATTACACCTACGAGGTCGCTTCTGTTGATTATTTAGGGAAACCGCAAGCGAATACGGAATTAGATGTGAAAGTATATAAGGTCTACTGGTATTGGTGGTGGGACTCCAACAGTAGCGGTCTGGCCAATTACGTATCGGATTCCTACAATAAGCCGGTAAAGACATTTACCGTCCGTACGGATGGGGACGGCCGGGGTACGTTCCAGCTCTCGTTCCCGGATAAGGAGTGGGGAACGTATTTCATCTCCGTGAAAGATAAGGAGAGCAAGCACTCTACGGGAGTGATGAGTTATTTCGACTGGCCTTATAACGAGGGCCGACGTAACACCGATGGCAGCGAGTCCGCCACGATGCTTAGTTTCAAGACCGATAAGGATAGTTATACACCCGGCGAGAAGATGGTAGTCACCTTCCCCTCTACGAAAGGAAGCCGTGCGATTATCAGTATAGAGAACGGCATGCGTGTCCTTTCCTTGACGGAACATACGTGCGAGGATAAACAAACGACCGTGAGACTGGATGTGACGAAAGATATGCAGCCGAACGCTTACGTCTATATCACCCTTTTGCAGCCTCATGGCATTACGAAGAACGATTTGCCGATCCGCTTGTATGGCGTGGTCCCGTTCACGGTAACTTCTCCGGAGAGCCATCTGACTCCGGTTATCCAATCTCCCGCCGAGTTGAAACCGGATGCCTCTTATACCATATCCGTCTCCGAGAAGAATGGAAAGGAGATGGCTTACACGCTGGCGATCGTGGATGAGGGCTTGCTGGACCTGACCCGTTTCCGTACGCCGGAGCCTTGGAAGGCGTTTAACGCCCGGGAAGCGTTGGGCGTGAATACATGGGATTTGTATAACTACGTGGTTGGCGCTTATGGCGGCCGTATCGAGCAATTGTTCAGTATCGGCGGCGATGATGCGCTGAACAAAGGCCCGAAAGCGATCGTGAACCGCTTCAAGCCCGTGGTGCGATTTGACGGCCCATTCTTGCTGAAGAAGGGGAAGACCGCCCGGCATACCTATCAGATGCCGAATTATAACGGGTGTGTCAAGATCATGGTGGTAGCCGGAAACGGGGAGGCTTATGGACATGCCGATAAGAGCGTGATGGTACGTAAGCCCGTAATGCTGCTAGGAACCTTGCCCCGGGTGATTGGCGTGGGCGAGGAGATGGTAGTACCCGCTACGGTATTCGCTACCGAGGATGGCGTAGGGGCCGTGAATGTATCTATCGCTTGCAGTTCGAATATGGAAGTGGTCGGCGAGACGACGAGGAGCTTGAGCTTCGAGCGGAAAGGGGATCAGCAAGCCTCGTTCCGTATCCGGGTGAAGAAGAACCCGGGTATCGGGAAGGTAACGATAACCGCTACAGGTAAAGGGGATAAATCTGTTTATGAGACGGAGCTGGAGATCCGTACGGTACGCCGCCCGCAAGTGAAAGTTACCGCCGCTACCTTGGAGGCCGGCAAGTCTTGGAAAGAGACGGTTGCGATGCCGGGTGCCACGGGTACGAACCAGTTGACCTTAGAAGTGTCGGATATCGCCCCCGTGAACGTATCCTCACGTCTATCTTATTTGTTGGGTTATCCGCACGGATGTCTGGAACAGATCACCTCGAAAGGATTCCCACAGCTTTATATCTCCTCGTTTACGGATTTGCCCCTGCAACAGGCGAAATCCACGGAGGAGGCCGTGAAAGAGGTGATCCGCCGTCTGCGCTCTTACCAGACCGTAGATGGGGCTTTCGCCTATTGGCCGGGTGGAACGAGCAGCAATGGCTGGGGTACGGTTTACGCTACTCATTTCTTGCTGGAAGCCTCGAAGAAAGGCTACTTGGTTCCCGAGGCCATGAAACAAAGCGTATTGAATAATCTACGCCGGGTAGCTCGTAATTGGAAGCCGGTTACCTCTTATTATAAAGATTCGGAAGAGGCTACGCAAGCCTATCGCCTGTATGTATTGGCTTTGGCCGGGTCGCCGGAGATGGGTGCCATGAACCGCTTGAAAGAGATGAAAGATTTGACCTCCATGAGTCGCTGGTCGCTAGCTTCCGCCTATGCCTTGGTCGGCCGTGAGGATGTCGCTCAAGACCTGATCAGCAAGACGACGGCTCTTCCTTCCGGTTATTCCGAGTATGACGAGACGTTCGGCAGTGATGTCCGGGATCAATCCATCCAGTTAATGACGCTTTGCTTGTTGGATAAAGGCAAGGAGGCCGCTACCTTGGTGGAAGAATTGTCCAAACAACTTTCTTCGGATGATTGGTTGAGCACACAATCTACGGCATTCGCTTTAGTTGCCTTGTCGGACTACCTAGCTAAATATCGGGTAGACGGGGCCATGGATTTCACGTACGCTTGTGGCGGAAAGGATGGACAGGTGAAAACGGATAAGAATATATGGTCCGAGACCTTATTGGATAAGGCGGGGACCTCGGCGAGCGTCGAGTTGAAGAACACGGGTAAATCTACGCTCTTCGCCCGTATCATAACCGAGGGAATACCGGAGCAGGGAGAGGAAAAAGCGTATGCGAACGGTGTCTCATTGGCGGTTAGCTATGTGGACTTGAACGGAAGTCCGGTCAATGTCGCCCAATTGGAGCAAGGTACGAATTTCTCCGCCGTGGTTACGGTAAAGAACCCTTCGGCCCGGGGATATAATAATTTGGTATTATCGGAGATCTTCCCTGCCGGATGGGAAATACTGAATACCCGTTTCTTGAATGAGTCCGTTACGGACAGCTTGAGCGCCGGAGTGAATTATCAGGATATTCGTGACGACCGTGTTTATAGTTATATAGACCGTCTGCCGGCAGGCAGTCAAGTGACCGTGAAGATTAATCTTTGCGCAGTCTACCCGGGCCGTTTCTACCTGCCTCCGGTGTATTGCGAGGCGATGTACGATTATTTAATCCGTGCGAATACCGCGGGACAAGAAGTTACCGTATTCTAA
- a CDS encoding RNA recognition motif domain-containing protein gives MNLYISNLSYNISDEDLRLLFADYGEITSAKVIMDRETGRSRGFGFVELSDDELAKKAIEELNQASYDGKVINITEARPREDRGDRGGRFNNNRGGGYGSNRGGGYGSNRGGGYGSNRDGGRY, from the coding sequence ATGAATCTTTACATTTCAAATCTAAGTTACAACATCTCTGATGAGGACTTAAGACTGTTATTTGCTGATTACGGTGAGATTACTTCAGCAAAAGTTATTATGGATAGAGAAACTGGCCGTTCAAGAGGCTTCGGTTTCGTTGAGCTGAGCGATGATGAGCTAGCTAAAAAGGCTATCGAGGAGTTAAACCAAGCAAGTTATGACGGCAAAGTCATCAATATAACAGAAGCCAGACCTAGAGAGGATAGAGGCGACAGAGGTGGTCGTTTCAATAACAACAGAGGTGGCGGCTACGGTTCCAACAGAGGCGGTGGCTATGGCTCTAACAGAGGTGGCGGTTATGGTTCTAACCGGGACGGTGGAAGATATTAA